A portion of the Feifania hominis genome contains these proteins:
- a CDS encoding SurA N-terminal domain-containing protein gives MKRIKKALAVLLSAGLLLGLFAGCSSKDPVVATVLGLDITASEYRYYLNLQRSSYIEATGLTYDQIGNVAMDEEGTTVEEFSRQTALNLCAVNRVLDWKFDDLGLKLTDEDNNTVETQIASLKSYYGSESNFKKMLKTNNLTEQAFRNVLMASVKSQRIANYLYDVDGPQEISEDEMREYFNDQFVRVKQIAIKTVNDAGGALDEETMKAQEQLCYDTIDRIQKNGEDFETVMSEVSEDTEMKDDPDGYIFDINAEYDEQFMELAFGLKEGYVGMAQTSWGYSIIKKYPLDDEKYFEDNRDYVLTMMKGKRIDELVGQLVVDNQPVVDEAALEEASKLPSELAKANS, from the coding sequence TTGAAACGCATCAAAAAGGCGCTTGCCGTACTACTCTCTGCCGGTCTGCTGCTCGGGCTCTTCGCGGGATGTTCCTCGAAAGACCCGGTGGTCGCGACCGTGCTCGGGCTCGACATCACCGCCTCGGAATACCGCTACTACCTGAATTTGCAGCGCAGCAGCTACATTGAGGCCACGGGCCTTACCTACGACCAGATCGGGAATGTCGCCATGGACGAAGAGGGAACCACTGTCGAGGAGTTCTCGCGCCAGACGGCGCTGAACCTCTGCGCGGTCAACCGTGTGCTCGACTGGAAGTTTGACGATCTCGGCCTCAAGCTCACCGATGAGGACAACAACACCGTTGAGACCCAGATTGCCAGCCTCAAGAGCTACTATGGCAGCGAGTCCAATTTCAAAAAAATGCTCAAGACCAACAATCTCACCGAGCAGGCGTTTCGCAACGTGCTGATGGCTTCAGTCAAGAGCCAGCGCATCGCGAACTATCTCTACGATGTGGACGGCCCGCAGGAGATCAGCGAGGATGAGATGCGCGAGTATTTCAACGACCAGTTTGTGCGCGTCAAGCAGATTGCCATCAAGACGGTCAACGACGCGGGCGGCGCGCTCGACGAGGAGACCATGAAAGCGCAGGAGCAGCTGTGCTACGACACCATCGACCGCATTCAGAAAAACGGCGAGGACTTTGAGACCGTCATGAGCGAGGTCAGCGAAGACACCGAGATGAAAGACGACCCGGACGGCTACATCTTTGACATCAACGCCGAATACGACGAGCAGTTCATGGAGCTTGCGTTTGGCCTGAAAGAGGGCTACGTGGGTATGGCACAGACCTCGTGGGGCTACTCGATCATCAAGAAGTATCCGCTCGACGACGAGAAGTACTTTGAGGACAACCGCGACTATGTGCTCACCATGATGAAAGGCAAGCGCATCGACGAGCTGGTCGGTCAGCTTGTCGTCGACAACCAGCCGGTGGTCGACGAGGCCGCCCTCGAGGAGGCATCGAAGCTGCCCAGCGAGCTGGCAAAGGCAAATTCATAA
- a CDS encoding ATP-binding cassette domain-containing protein codes for MDIEVRDLTKSYGGRVALRPVSFCLPQGGVLYVMGASGGGKTTLLHLMMGLVRPDGGTLTGLSGRRLGAVFQENRLCEQLDAPENVALVPGGDRPRRELLGHFARVGLTEADCKKPVSQLSGGQKRRVAIVRALLSDAEVLFFDEPFKGLDAETRRRVVSYTAQERRARSMVIVTHDGGDRDLLPGAELVLSGNVNNP; via the coding sequence GTGGACATTGAGGTGAGAGATCTCACCAAGAGCTATGGCGGGCGCGTGGCGCTGCGCCCGGTGAGCTTTTGTCTGCCGCAGGGGGGCGTGCTCTACGTGATGGGCGCGTCCGGCGGCGGAAAGACGACGCTGCTGCACCTGATGATGGGCCTTGTGCGCCCCGACGGGGGAACGCTCACGGGCCTTTCGGGCAGACGCCTCGGCGCCGTGTTTCAGGAGAACCGCCTGTGTGAGCAGCTCGACGCGCCGGAGAATGTGGCGCTCGTACCGGGGGGAGACCGCCCGCGCAGGGAGCTGCTCGGACACTTCGCGCGAGTCGGTCTCACCGAGGCCGACTGCAAAAAGCCGGTCTCGCAGCTCTCGGGCGGCCAGAAGCGGCGCGTTGCTATTGTGCGCGCGCTTCTCTCGGACGCCGAGGTGCTCTTTTTCGACGAGCCTTTCAAGGGGCTTGACGCCGAGACCCGCCGCCGGGTCGTCTCATACACGGCGCAGGAGAGACGCGCGCGCAGCATGGTGATCGTCACCCACGACGGGGGGGACCGGGACCTGCTGCCGGGGGCGGAGCTTGTGCTCTCGGGAAATGTGAATAATCCGTGA
- a CDS encoding thioredoxin family protein, translated as MKPILYFKMASCPYCREADRFLEELKGENPAYRDIPMQVVFEEREPALAEQYDYYYVPTFYVDGVKRHEGALTREKLKAVLDEALG; from the coding sequence ATGAAACCGATTCTCTATTTCAAAATGGCGAGCTGTCCCTACTGCCGCGAGGCCGACCGCTTTCTCGAGGAACTCAAGGGTGAAAACCCCGCCTACCGGGACATCCCGATGCAGGTGGTGTTTGAGGAGCGCGAACCCGCGCTCGCCGAGCAGTACGACTACTACTATGTGCCGACGTTCTATGTCGACGGCGTCAAGCGCCATGAGGGCGCGCTGACCAGAGAAAAGCTCAAAGCCGTGCTCGACGAGGCTCTCGGCTGA